The following is a genomic window from Aquila chrysaetos chrysaetos chromosome 2, bAquChr1.4, whole genome shotgun sequence.
ACCATTGTTAGTACTCTACAGCCTTTCAAATAACTTCAAGCTCTCTACATTTGAGTGAGTACAGGTATCTGAGATAGATAGGCTCAGCTTACGAGCTGTGTGGCATGAGTGTTTGGAAATCTTGGTGCAGCTGAGTATTTGCCACACTTCTTGCACAGTAGCCATATTAACTTCTTCCAAGGTGAGACGTTGGAGCATAGGTGTATAGGAGTTGACATATGCCTAATTCAGGTATTGCTCCTAGCgctgaaatgaagaaagtgCTAAACCACCTTTTTGCACTTCCACAGATTTTACATCTGTTGGCACTTCCATAGGAGAAGTGCTGGAGGATagaattttctcctttaacATAAGCGCTTTAGATGCCTAGCAATATCATTACTTTGGGGTATGTGAGGGAGATTAGGCCAACTAGCAGTCTAGGAAAGGTTAGGCAGAGATGTtacattttctgcattaataCCCGCTTCGTGTGTTTGTTTCAGgttctttttaatgtatctcATTAACAAGGATGAAACTGAGCATACTGGCCAGGTGcgtagaaaataaaaattttttttcttaagattatctttcaatgtttttatcttCTCCAGTCTTGTAGCTGTGTACCACCAGGTGGAACTGATGTACCACCAAGGAGTGGAGATGATGCCAGCCTCCCTGAGAGTCTTTGGGGAATTTAAGAGaaggaaggattaaaaaaaagggagggggtgAGCTGCAGCAGTGTGCTGTTCTACCCAGTGCTGAACTCTGTCAGAAGTCCCTTACTAATAATTTTCCTGTTGTCTTATCTCTGAAGGGAAGCCCTGAAGTGTACCAGTTGTAGTTTATTCCCAAAAGATTAAGTAGTTAAGCTGCTGTATTTATAGTCTAAAACCATATATATATCGGTAAGTATATGGatgcatgtatgtatgtttaGTGTTGTTAGGAcccaaatgtaaataaataagaaaagaaataggattTAATTATATCTTATATCAAATAAACCTGTTATACAAACACTAAAAAAGTACCTCACACTTCAATGTTTTCCAAGCATGCTAAACCACATTTTCTATGTACAGATTGTGTACAGGTTTGCTCTGATGTAACTAGACTGATTAATTTACGCTTACTTACACAGTTTTTTAATAGGGCTTAAATTTCAGTAGTACTGCATCAAGAACAGTGCAGAACAATACTTTTACAAATGTTCTTGAGTTACAATCTTTTGAGTTTCAACGTCTTCACAGTTCTACTCCACGGCAATAGGCAGAGTACCCGGTTATTGCTAAAACTTTATCTAGAGTGCTAACTGCAAGGTGTCTGTTAACATAAATACTCTTTATGATTTTCAGGAGTCATTTGTGTGGAAGATGTACCAAGAAAGGTGTTGGGATTTCTTCCCAGCAGGCGACTGCTTCCGGAAACAGTATGAGGATCAGCTTGGCTAATGtcacaaaagaaattacttattCACAAACTGTTAAGATCCCgtatacaaaaaaacccttttcttttcatggtGTAATTTCACAGcttgtatttgctttaaatgtCTTTGAACTTCAAGACATATATAAAATTTGACACTATTTCATAGGCTTTTTGTACCTACCACATATGAAACAGGTCTTTTGTTggaattttaattagaaaaaactATGCCAGATTAACTTAAGCCTTCCAGTTCAAACATGGTCTGAAATTGTAACAATTTTTTAACCACATCATTAACCTAGTGTTTGGCAGTACAGCTGAAAGGGCTAAAAGGTGTCTTAATTGCACAACATTTGACATTTAAGAACTTGAACGTCAGAGGCCATGcctcaaaaaaaatattttaactaacTGCTGTCCAGTTTTTCCCCCCGGTATTTGCTAGCAAATGTACTGAGCTACAGCTTGAAAAGCTTTaagcagttaaaaagaaaacatttccaaacactTTGTTGACCTTGAAACATCAAGTGCCTTAAAACCTCTGTAGACATAGCTAtgcaaactttttatttatataagtGTTCTAGATGAACAGATCCATTAACTGtattgcttttctgtctttctgtatgAAATTGCACTTGAAGTTTGTTTATATACTACCTTCAATAACAGCTTATTAGATGCTGCTGTTAAAAGACATACACTGTATCGAAATGAATACAACTTAggccaaaataaaacaatgctCTATGGTCACCTGCAAGTAGAATCTGCTAGgattatgcattttttttttttttttcttctgataaaagTGCCCACTGCAATAAAGTATTATAAACTAAATATTACCTTTGCTGtcatctttctcatttttctacaATATGGAGATACGGCATGAGGATGGTGACTAAAAACACATGTATTCATTGTTCATTCATTCATAGCTTTATTTTAAGGACTACATAGAGCAAGTACAGCTGAAATAATTGTTCTCTTAGTGTGCTGTAGCCTGCATCTTTAGCAAAGAAAATCCTAATTTCATCACAAATTTTAGACCTTTCTAAGAATATTAGTCTTAGACAATTGTCTATCACATCTAAATGAATTTTGGCTGCACAGAATTTTAGGTGCCAGCAAAGAAAACCAGGCATTTGGCATACTGAACAAAGTGAAACAGATGAAGGAAGTAACAAGGAGATAAAGGAAGATTCCACTTCCTACTTCATGTTTGCTATATTCAGCTATTCACATAAGAAAATCTGAGCTTCAGGAAATCATGCTGTCCAGCCAGTCTTCAAGCTCTTCCTCAGTAAAGTTTTTAGATGTACTTTGTTGTTGCTGTGATGCTGTACTCTTCTCTTCAGCCATATCTAGTTTTAAAGGGTCTAGAAAAGTGAAAAGACAAGACTTGAAATCTGGAAACCATGCCATACCAGGTCTTTGTCCTggatcattttgctttttaatgcacAACTGACTCTCTTTAAACACAATCTCTCTTTCTTGAAGAATAGCAAGTCGTATTCCAAAACTAgtagcaacaacaaaaaaaatgaggcaGCTTATTATTAAGCTCAACCAGAGAGCAATGTGGCTTCCATCTGATTCAAGGGGGGCAGGGCCTAGTCTGCAGCAGACAGATTATAAGCGATCCCCCCTGCTGCGATCTGTTCGCAGTCCTGTCCGATACAGAGTTTACTTTAACATAGGAGAGAAGCAGGAGGCCACAACAGCAGATCGCCCTGCATGATTATTACAGCATGGTATGAGTCCATATTCTGATGGCATTGTTTTCTTAAGGGATTTACACTCTGCTTTGGAGTGGAAAGCATGACATACACACCACTGAAACAAAAGAGCATTTCCAGATGATTGTTCTTCTGCAACAAGGCTTGCTGTATTGCTTGTGGTGACATCTTACATGTTCAACCACCTTGGACTTAATTTTTAAGATAGATTGCAAGAAAATCATACACAAAAAATCAGAGATGCTAAAAATTCTTTTACAGCATTGTGGACCCAGGAGGAGTAGCAAGCCATCTCCATCAAAACTAACAAACAGGAGTATAACTTCTAGGAATGCAAACAAAAGGAAGGGTTTGCCAATTTTCTGAAATACGAAgatttttgtgtatgttttgtttccatACTAAACTTGATTTTGTAAAATCAAAAGTttgaaaatagcatttataaCAAGCCATCAGAAATAGCTGTCAATTCTTCTGTATATTATTAGCACAGTGGACTAAGGGCTGATtatgttaaatgaaaacattatctATCTTCCTCTCACTAAAATTCTCTAGTAGTACATTAATTctttaagtttaaaattttgCTGAATCGTAAGACCAATGCTGTTCTGCAGAAGAATTTCTGTTAATGCTTAAAGTAAACTGACAGTGGTGAAACTTTAGTTCAGTGGGGAGTTAAACTTGAAAAGGAGCAAATGGGTCAGAACATAGCCACAGATAAATGAAGTGCAGTATGACAGAGATGATGACAGCAGTACTGTTGACTGGCTAATCAAGAGTTCAAAAACATCAACAAAACAGAGAGCAGTAAATAAAGGCatgctggggaaaagagaaatcttaCCATTTTCCTTACAAGCcactttcaatttttctttctcagttgaTCTGTTATAGGATAATGCACCTGAgacaggtttgttttctgtatcaATGGGGGCGTCTAGATTTAGGAGAAGATCTAGTTCTTCATCCAAATGGTCAGTCTCTTGCTTTGATAGCAGATGGGCTCTTTGAAATGGTTCTGCTGCACTTGCTCTAGGACCATTTTTACTTCTGGGCTCTGAGGGAGCAAGAGAATCACCAACAGGATGGGAGACCAGCACCGTTTCACTTTGAGCCAGAGACTGTCGGAACAGAAGCTCTCTCCTCTTGCTATCTTCAATAATTTTAGACTTCATCTGTGGGAGCTCTACAGGTATTGATGCCTAAGAGTACAAGAAAGGACTTGAGTCTTTCTAACAATTAAATCCATTTTTGCTGTTCTATCTTATTTGGATTGTAATTCATGCTTCCTACATTTGATCACTTAAGAAGGTATGAtgaatttcagcagaatttaATTCAGAAGTAAAAGTACGCTAAAGTTATCTTGATGGTACTTTTACAGAAGCAACTACAGAATACAAACTCCTTTTATCCCTTATTATGGAATATGAGATTGTATGCTAAATCAGCAAGTTCCATTGTTTAACATATACTTCCTGGAGAGTCacttttctttaattcttctgtAATTAAATCCCATCAATACTCTGAATTTTGGAATGACTGAAGTCAGAATTTGGCTAGAAACATTATCCCATGTTTGGGATCTCCATTTGGAGGCCTTCCCTCCAAAATTCCAGTCTTGAAAGCAAACCATACTACAGGTCACTGAAAATCATTTAGCAGAAGTTATAGTATATAgctgtatattttgaaaaatgaaaccaaattaCAAAACATTATCAAATAGTGAAACAAGCATTGGCAATTCATTAAATAACCATGGAACACAGATTCTGCTTTTACCAGGACGCCCAGGCACTAATAACACTGCAGCGTATCTGATGACCACATCACCATTCAGAATGacaaaacaaagattaaatgTCATAACACACACTTTATAAGCCTGATAAAAGTTAAAAGACCGTGACAAGAACTCttaagaagaaaactgtatttgaaagtAATATTTATTTGCAGATTCCCTTGGACATCACATCTGCAGACATATTTGAGCTCCCTTAAGAAAGAGCATAGTTGTGTCAGTTACAGAAGCACTTCACACAACCCcgaacagaagtaaaataaatttcttctgtAAGGAAGGGtcatgtttctctttccttgcttgagcagataaattttttttattattttttttacaaattttgtttttatatttaagtctcattgtttcttttgcccttacattaatattttctttttcacagcctgaagaaacattttttcctactattctgttgctttttttttttccaccagagcataaatgacattttcttcacCCATCTGATTGACAGTTCTACCTGTTCTAACACAGATGTAAGTTTGATTCATGGAATAAACATGTATGTTGATATTAGCTATATAGAAGAGTAAATCACAATTAAAGTAATTAACAGGAAAGAATGTGAAAGCTCTTTCAAAATTTTGGTGCAAGTTTTTAACAGCTGCTAACAAGAGAAGCAAGTACAAAAACAATGCAATCATTCCACGTCAAACACTCCAGTATCTGTCTTCAAATCTAATGTGCTGCAcatcaaagcattttgtttaaagCCAACAAAGCATAAAAAGTGCTGATAGAGGGGTATTCTGCATTACATGCCACTTGACGTGCCAGTCTCAAGAAgcatatttacttttaaaatacattctacTTACGTTTGAAGACCAAGTTTAAAGTAATCATTCTTGCATAGATTGTTTCACttaaagtatttgcattttcttgtgaaaattcACAGCATTACCTGCACAAGTTCAGCAGCTACATTCAACCTCAGATGTAGAGGCAATTCCTGAAGGGCCTGGACCAAAGACTGGCAGTCAACAGAAAGTGCAgataactgaaaaaataattcaacacACAGtacatttgtattaaaaaaaatatgaactaaTAATGACTTTAATCTATTACATTCCCCTGTTCCACAGGCTCAAGGAATGTGAAAAACAATCTAATGAAATACAGGAATTCATAGTTTTAAATTACACATGTACAAAGCAGTTTGGCTAAATTACCATATAAACACCTACAATGCAAATAATCACTTAAAGGTTTGAAAACAAGGTATAAATGGAGCACTCCTTAGGCATGCCTTGAAAATCCAAAGTAGGAAATAGTTCTGCAAGTTGACAATGTCATAAGAGGCTTTTCCAACTCAAACATCTTTTAATCTGTGAAGCTTTCTATGCAGTGGGAATAGCCATTCTTTAATGAGTTGCTACTATTTTCTAAGCAATCAAACCATGTAGCTTGTGTGTAGCTCTACTGGTTTTAGTGCCTAAACAACATGGCCCTTTTTATACTTCCCAGTCTTTTAAAACGTTGTTTCAACACTTACAAAAGCAACAAATTATAGTTACATACACTTCTAAAATGTTACTCAAGATATTCAGGAGGGTA
Proteins encoded in this region:
- the AVEN gene encoding cell death regulator Aven, giving the protein MQSERGGSRPRREGGRHGRRRPGGAERAAEAATEGSCGDGRGGGGGRGRGGARGQRGGGGRGRREPRGRGAAAAPAAQRHRRVEEDDDTESREEEEKEELKSFSRRKIFSNWSRYEDTEKEGQSERGESQRGTDFSVLLSSAGDSFTQFRFADEKEWDRESICHKQLSALSVDCQSLVQALQELPLHLRLNVAAELVQASIPVELPQMKSKIIEDSKRRELLFRQSLAQSETVLVSHPVGDSLAPSEPRSKNGPRASAAEPFQRAHLLSKQETDHLDEELDLLLNLDAPIDTENKPVSGALSYNRSTEKEKLKVACKENDPLKLDMAEEKSTASQQQQSTSKNFTEEELEDWLDSMIS